In Trifolium pratense cultivar HEN17-A07 linkage group LG7, ARS_RC_1.1, whole genome shotgun sequence, a genomic segment contains:
- the LOC123899321 gene encoding peroxisome biogenesis protein 7: MPVFKTPFNGYSVKFSPFYENRIAVATAQNFGILGNGRLHVLELSANPTLPITEIAAYDTADGIYDVTWSESHDSVVVAAVADGSVKLYDLALPPTSNPIRSFHEHTREVHSADYNPVRRDSFLSASWDDTVKLWTVDRPTSVRTFKEHAYCVYSAVWNPRHADVFASASGDCTLRIWDVREPGSTMILPAHDHEILSCDWNKYDECIIATASVDKSIKVWDVRSFRVPIAVLNGHGYAVRKVKFSPHVRNLMVSCSYDMTVCAWDFMVEDALVSRYDQHTEFAVGVDMSVLVEGLIASTGWDELVYVWQHGTDPRAS, from the coding sequence ATGCCAGTTTTCAAAACCCCATTCAATGGTTACTCCGTCAAGTTCAGCCCATTCTATGAAAATCGCATCGCCGTCGCCACCGCCCAAAACTTCGGCATCCTCGGCAACGGCCGTCTCCATGTTCTCGAACTCTCCGCAAACCCCACTCTCCCCATCACCGAAATCGCCGCATACGACACCGCCGATGGCATCTACGACGTCACCTGGTCTGAATCTCATGATTCCGTCGTTGTCGCTGCCGTAGCCGACGGCTCCGTTAAACTCTACGACCTTGCTCTTCCTCCCACTTCAAACCCCATCCGCTCTTTCCATGAACACACCCGCGAAGTTCACTCCGCCGATTACAACCCCGTCCGCCGTGACTCCTTCCTCTCCGCCTCATGGGATGACACCGTCAAATTATGGACGGTGGATCGTCCTACCTCCGTTCGTACCTTCAAAGAACATGCTTACTGTGTTTATTCAGCCGTTTGGAACCCTCGCCACGCCGATGTTTTTGCATCGGCGTCTGGGGATTGTACTCTCCGAATCTGGGATGTTCGTGAGCCGGGTTCAACGATGATCCTTCCGGCTCACGATCACGAGATACTTTCATGTGATTGGAATAAGTATGATGAATGTATAATTGCAACTGCATCAGTTGATAAATCCATTAAGGTTTGGGATGTTAGGAGTTTTAGGGTTCCTATTGCTGTGCTTAATGGGCATGGTTATGCTGTTAGAAAGGTTAAATTTTCGCCGCATGTGAGGAATTTGATGGTGTCTTGTTCTTATGATATGACTGTTTGTGCTTGGGATTTCATGGTGGAGGATGCATTGGTGAGTAGATATGATCAGCATACCGAGTTTGCGGTTGGAGTTGATATGAGTGTTCTTGTTGAAGGACTTATTGCTAGTACTGGTTGGGATGAACTTGTTTATGTCTGGCAGCATGGAACTGATCCTAGGGCATCTTAA
- the LOC123899469 gene encoding uncharacterized protein LOC123899469, which translates to MRQIEINIEKKREEEEEQETMRNSIRCCISCILPCGSLDVIRIVHCNGRVEEISGSIKASEIMKTYPKHVLKKPSSPSTQDGGVVPKIVVVPPEADLQRGKIYFLMPLPSPPPTEKSHHQSKNSSGRKKRSKEQNSRSNSNSNNIENSATLVVSSDQYLSEILSEKLSCQREKRRGRVAVWRPHLESISESPTNHL; encoded by the coding sequence ATGAGACAAATTGAGataaatatagaaaagaagagagaagaagaagaagaacaagaaactATGAGAAACAGCATAAGATGTTGCATATCTTGCATTCTACCATGCGGATCACTAGACGTGATCCGCATAGTACACTGCAACGGCCGAGTAGAAGAAATCAGCGGCAGTATCAAAGCGAGTGAAATCATGAAAACATACCCAAAACATGTTCTCAAGAAACCATCATCACCTTCAACACAAGACGGCGGTGTTGTTCCTAAGATCGTCGTTGTCCCTCCCGAAGCTGATCTTCAACGCGGTAAGATTTACTTCCTCATGCCTCTTCCTTCACCTCCTCCGACGGAGAAAAGTCATCACCAGAGTAAAAACTCGTCAGGAAGAAAGAAAAGATCAAAAGAACAGAACAGCAGAAGTAACAGTAACAGTAACAACATCGAGAACAGTGCTACCTTGGTTGTTTCTTCTGATCAGTACTTGAGTGAGATTTTGTCTGAGAAACTTTCTTGtcagagagagaaaagaagaggACGTGTTGCTGTGTGGAGACCTCATCTAGAGAGTATTTCTGAGTCACCAACAAATCATCTATAA